In a genomic window of Aquila chrysaetos chrysaetos chromosome Z, bAquChr1.4, whole genome shotgun sequence:
- the RCL1 gene encoding RNA 3'-terminal phosphate cyclase-like protein isoform X2 has product MAGGAAAGEAQCLSYAGCNFLRQRLVLSTLSGRPLKIRKIRAKEEDPGLRDFEASFIRLIDKVTNGSRIEINQTGTTLYYQPGLLHGGSLEHDCSPSRSIGYYLESLLCLAPFMKHPLKIVLRGVTNDQVDPSVDVLKATALPLLKKFGIDGESLEIKINRRGMPPKGGGEILFACPVRKVLQPIQLTDPGKIKRIRGTAYSVRVSPQMANRMVESARSILNKFLPDIYIYTDHMKGLSSGKSPGFGMCLTAETINGTILSAELASNPQGQGAAVLPEELGQNCAKLLLEEVYRGGCVDSTNQSLALLLMTLGQRDVSKVLLGPLSPYTTASLWRNRKNSRGGFRTGSGVVEIMLKVKLLQFKPMHFTEGI; this is encoded by the exons atggcgggcggcgcggcggcgggcgaggcGCAGTGCCTCAGCTACGCGGGGTGCAACTTCCTGCGGCAGCGGCTGGTGCTGTCCACGCTCAGCGGGCGGCCGCTGAAGATCCGCAAGATCCGCGCCAAGGAGGAGGACCCCGGCCTCCGCG ATTTTGAAGCAAGTTTTATTCGCCTGATTGACAAAGTGACCAACGGCTCTCGGATTGAAATAAACCAAACAG GTACTACCTTGTATTATCAGCCTGGACTTCTGCATGGAGGCTCGTTGGAACATGACTGCAGCCCCAGTCGTAGTATTGGCTACTATTTGGAAAGTCTGCTCTGCTTGGCACCTTTCATGAAACATCCGTTGAAGATTGTCCTGAGGGGAGTAACAAATGATCAAGTAGATCCTTCG GTTGATGTTCTTAAGGCAACAGCTCTACCCCTACTGAAGAAGTTTGGAATTGATGGTGAAAGTCTGGAAATCAAG ATCAACCGTAGAGGAATGCCTCCCAAAGGGGGTGGAGAGATACTGTTTGCTTGCCCAGTGAGAAAGGTCTTGCAGCCTATTCAGCTCACAGACCCTGGCAAAATCAAGCGCATCAGAGGAACTGC ATACTCTGTCAGAGTGTCACCACAGATGGCAAACAGAATGGTGGAATCTGCAAGGAGCATCCTGAATAAATTCCTCCCAGACATTTATATCTACACGGATCATATGAAGGGGCTCAGCTCTGGAAA aTCACCAGGTTTTGGCATGTGCCTTACTGCAGAAACCATCAATGGCACTATTCTCAGTGCTGAGCTAGCCTCAAACCCTCAGGGCCAGGGAGCAGCTGTGCTTCCCGAGGAACTTGGCCAGAATTGTGCTAAGCTGTTGCTTGAGGAGGTCTACAGG GGAGGCTGTGTAGATTCAACAAATCAGAGCCTTGCTCTGCTCCTCATGACCCTTGGACAACGGGATGTTTCCAAAGTCCTGTTAGGACCTCTGTCTCCATACAC AACAGCCAGCCTCTGGAGAAACAGGAAGAATTCCAGAGGAGGTTTTAG GACAGGTTCTGGAGTAGTAGAGATTATGCTGAAGGTGAAATTGCTTCAGTTCAAGCCAATGCACTTTACTGAAGGCATATGA
- the RCL1 gene encoding RNA 3'-terminal phosphate cyclase-like protein isoform X1 — protein sequence MAGGAAAGEAQCLSYAGCNFLRQRLVLSTLSGRPLKIRKIRAKEEDPGLRDFEASFIRLIDKVTNGSRIEINQTGTTLYYQPGLLHGGSLEHDCSPSRSIGYYLESLLCLAPFMKHPLKIVLRGVTNDQVDPSVDVLKATALPLLKKFGIDGESLEIKINRRGMPPKGGGEILFACPVRKVLQPIQLTDPGKIKRIRGTAYSVRVSPQMANRMVESARSILNKFLPDIYIYTDHMKGLSSGKSPGFGMCLTAETINGTILSAELASNPQGQGAAVLPEELGQNCAKLLLEEVYRGGCVDSTNQSLALLLMTLGQRDVSKVLLGPLSPYTIEFLRHLRSFFQTMFKIETKTPEEEHMGGEKVLMTCVGIGFSNLSKTIR from the exons atggcgggcggcgcggcggcgggcgaggcGCAGTGCCTCAGCTACGCGGGGTGCAACTTCCTGCGGCAGCGGCTGGTGCTGTCCACGCTCAGCGGGCGGCCGCTGAAGATCCGCAAGATCCGCGCCAAGGAGGAGGACCCCGGCCTCCGCG ATTTTGAAGCAAGTTTTATTCGCCTGATTGACAAAGTGACCAACGGCTCTCGGATTGAAATAAACCAAACAG GTACTACCTTGTATTATCAGCCTGGACTTCTGCATGGAGGCTCGTTGGAACATGACTGCAGCCCCAGTCGTAGTATTGGCTACTATTTGGAAAGTCTGCTCTGCTTGGCACCTTTCATGAAACATCCGTTGAAGATTGTCCTGAGGGGAGTAACAAATGATCAAGTAGATCCTTCG GTTGATGTTCTTAAGGCAACAGCTCTACCCCTACTGAAGAAGTTTGGAATTGATGGTGAAAGTCTGGAAATCAAG ATCAACCGTAGAGGAATGCCTCCCAAAGGGGGTGGAGAGATACTGTTTGCTTGCCCAGTGAGAAAGGTCTTGCAGCCTATTCAGCTCACAGACCCTGGCAAAATCAAGCGCATCAGAGGAACTGC ATACTCTGTCAGAGTGTCACCACAGATGGCAAACAGAATGGTGGAATCTGCAAGGAGCATCCTGAATAAATTCCTCCCAGACATTTATATCTACACGGATCATATGAAGGGGCTCAGCTCTGGAAA aTCACCAGGTTTTGGCATGTGCCTTACTGCAGAAACCATCAATGGCACTATTCTCAGTGCTGAGCTAGCCTCAAACCCTCAGGGCCAGGGAGCAGCTGTGCTTCCCGAGGAACTTGGCCAGAATTGTGCTAAGCTGTTGCTTGAGGAGGTCTACAGG GGAGGCTGTGTAGATTCAACAAATCAGAGCCTTGCTCTGCTCCTCATGACCCTTGGACAACGGGATGTTTCCAAAGTCCTGTTAGGACCTCTGTCTCCATACAC aATTGAGTTTCTGCGACACTTGAGAAGCTTCTTCCAGACCATGTTTAAAATTGAAACAAAGACCCCTGAGGAAGAGCACATGGGTGGGGAGAAAGTCTTAATGACGTGTGTTGGCATTGGATTTTCCAACCTTAGCAAAACTATAAGATAA